The Leucothrix mucor DSM 2157 DNA window TGGACTCCAATACACCCGCTTCCAAACCACGCCAGCCCGCATGCGCACCAGCAACTACTGTGCCTTGCGTATTGCAAAAGAGTACAGGTAAACAGTCTGCAGTCATAATCGCGCAAACCTTTGCAACGCCTTTGGCTACCGAAGCGTCGGCCTGTGTGGCCTGCTCTGCTTCGCCCACGCTAGCTACCGTCGTGCCATGTACCTGAGTTAACCATAACGGCTCATCGGGCAATTGCAGTTCACGGCGCACAGTCTCTCGGTTACTTAATACAGCCCGCGGGTCATCATCGACATGATCACCCAGATTTAACGCATCAAATGGGGCTTGGCTAATCCCACCGCTACGGGTAGTCATCACCGCCCGCACCGCTTTGGGCGCAGGCCAGTCAGGGTAAATCCAGTCTTTGACGCTAGATTGGCTCACTCGGTGCCGCCTCCAGGATACTAATTAGTTTGTGCATATCCTCTGGCATTTCCGCTTCGATCGACAGTGGCTCACCCGTAATCGGATGCTCCAAGCTCAAGCGTCTGGCATGCAGCGCTTGTCTTGGGAAATGACGCACGGCTTCAGCTTGCTCAGCATCTAAACCAGACGGTATCCGCAAGCGACCACCATAAGTACGGTCACCCACAATCGGATTATGACGGTGGCTTAAGTGAACACGAATTTGGTGTGTACGGCCTGTTTCCAGGTGTACCCGTAATAATGTGTGGTATTTCAGGCGCTGCTCAATGCGAAAATGCGTAATGGCATGTTTACCACCTGTCTCAACAACCGCCATGCGCTTGCGATCAGTATGATGACGGCCAATATTGGATTCAATCGTACCACCAGAGATCAGCTCACCATAAACTAACGCTTGGTATTCGCGGCTAATATTGCGTTCTTGCAAGGCTTCGATCAGCGCATAGTGCGATTTCAAATCCTTAGCAACCATCATCAAACCGGTCGTGTCTTTATCCAAGCGATGCACAATACCAGCACGTGGCAGGTCATTTTGCGTATCGTTGTGCGCTAGCAAGGCGTTCATTAACGTGCCGCTCCAGTTTCCTGCGGCGGGATGAACCACTAAACCGGCTGGTTTGTTTAATATCAACAGATGTTCATCTTCGTAACGGATATCTAATGGTATATTCTCAGGCTCGAAGTCAGAACGCTGGATTGGGGTTACTTTAATTTGGATACGCTCGCCACCAATTACTTTTTCTTTGGCGGATAGCACACGGTCATCAATCAGGATATCCCCTGCTTTTAGCCACTTTTGAAGTTGGCTGCGAGAGTATTCGGGGCATAGATCGGCAATTACCCGATCAACTCGCTGATTGAAACCGGATTCCGGAACGATAAGTTCAATAATTTCCACGTCTG harbors:
- the pgeF gene encoding peptidoglycan editing factor PgeF — its product is MSQSSVKDWIYPDWPAPKAVRAVMTTRSGGISQAPFDALNLGDHVDDDPRAVLSNRETVRRELQLPDEPLWLTQVHGTTVASVGEAEQATQADASVAKGVAKVCAIMTADCLPVLFCNTQGTVVAGAHAGWRGLEAGVLESTIQAMDCKVEDILVWMGAAIGPQHFEVGDEVREAFVQSQPSSEQAFKVHGAGKWLADLYALARLRLERFGIASDNIYGGTHCTYAQADQFYSYRRESRTGRMAALIWLES
- the rluD gene encoding 23S rRNA pseudouridine(1911/1915/1917) synthase RluD, which encodes MSDVEIIELIVPESGFNQRVDRVIADLCPEYSRSQLQKWLKAGDILIDDRVLSAKEKVIGGERIQIKVTPIQRSDFEPENIPLDIRYEDEHLLILNKPAGLVVHPAAGNWSGTLMNALLAHNDTQNDLPRAGIVHRLDKDTTGLMMVAKDLKSHYALIEALQERNISREYQALVYGELISGGTIESNIGRHHTDRKRMAVVETGGKHAITHFRIEQRLKYHTLLRVHLETGRTHQIRVHLSHRHNPIVGDRTYGGRLRIPSGLDAEQAEAVRHFPRQALHARRLSLEHPITGEPLSIEAEMPEDMHKLISILEAAPSEPI